Proteins from a genomic interval of Ferrovibrio terrae:
- a CDS encoding creatininase family protein, translating to MTASSHPRSGFRLADLTWVDAANLLGDGLPVVIPIGAASRAHGPHLPLGTDRLVAEVVAERLLATLPVLVAPCIAQGFQPAFMDYPGSQHLEAATFQALVTEVIEGYLRHGSERILLLNNGIATEAPLKLVAQDILHRHGVRIATADLPRLGLLGLGSSTASADDLDERDTSLLLAIQPALVRLDRLQEMAADAEDDEDDLPPEDSDEPRLLSLRRPLRFTPEERAGGVLNRSGTTGDATTATAEKGEALLAAMVDEIVADLRLLWTDL from the coding sequence GTGACTGCTTCCTCGCATCCCCGCTCCGGCTTCCGGCTGGCCGATCTGACCTGGGTGGACGCCGCCAACCTGCTGGGCGACGGCCTGCCCGTGGTGATTCCGATCGGGGCCGCCAGCCGCGCCCATGGCCCGCACCTGCCGCTCGGCACCGACCGGCTGGTGGCCGAGGTGGTGGCTGAACGCCTGCTCGCCACCCTTCCCGTGCTGGTCGCGCCCTGCATCGCGCAGGGCTTTCAGCCCGCCTTCATGGATTATCCCGGCAGCCAGCATCTCGAGGCAGCCACCTTCCAGGCGCTGGTCACCGAAGTGATCGAGGGTTATCTGCGCCACGGCAGCGAACGCATCCTGCTGCTGAACAACGGCATCGCCACCGAGGCACCGCTGAAACTGGTGGCGCAGGACATCCTGCATCGACATGGCGTGCGCATCGCCACGGCCGATCTGCCCAGACTTGGATTATTGGGGCTCGGCAGCAGCACCGCCAGCGCGGACGACCTTGACGAACGCGACACGTCGCTGCTGCTGGCGATCCAGCCGGCGCTGGTCCGGCTCGACCGGCTGCAGGAGATGGCCGCCGATGCCGAAGACGACGAAGACGACCTGCCGCCCGAGGACAGCGACGAGCCGCGGCTGCTGAGCTTGCGCCGTCCGCTGCGCTTCACGCCGGAAGAGCGCGCCGGTGGCGTGCTGAACCGCAGCGGCACCACGGGCGATGCCACCACGGCGACGGCGGAAAAAGGCGAAGCGCTGCTGGCTGCGATGGTCGACGAGATCGTCGCCGACCTGCGCCTGCTCTGGACGGATCTGTAG